From a region of the Gossypium raimondii isolate GPD5lz chromosome 10, ASM2569854v1, whole genome shotgun sequence genome:
- the LOC105774934 gene encoding heat stress transcription factor A-6b isoform X1 translates to MNPYGRVKEEFPGASSSYPAGMPSMVTAQPMKGLHDAGPPPFLTKTYDIIDDSSTNNIISWGRANNSFIVWDPQAFSMTLLPRFFKHNNFSSFVRQLNTYGFRKVDTDRWEFGNEKFHRGQRHLLKNIRRRKTHQPQASQSALDHCVEVGRFGLDGEIDRLRRDKQVLMVELVKLRQQQQNTRTCLLTVEERLRKTEMKQQQMMSFLAKAMQNPSFVQQLIQQNDRSNELEEAITKKRQRRIDQRSMDVETSEILGVKIESEGYGVADFEVTELDKLVMNLQRLTGSQNNIELEHVEESKDHGSKGKSLDEGFWDDLMDGDTHDIDQEISVLDVEEEDEQYVDVLVEQLRYLGSSSK, encoded by the exons ATGAATCCTTATGGAAGAGTTAAAGAAGAGTTTCCAGGAGCAAGCTCTTCATATCCAGCTGGTATGCCTTCTATGGTTACCGCTCAACCAATGAAAGGACTCCATGATGCAGGTCCTCCTCCTTTCCTCACAAAAACATATGATATTATTGATGATTCAAGCACCAATAACATCATCTCTTGGGGTAGAGCCAACAATAGTTTCATTGTATGGGATCCCCAGGCATTTTCCATGACTCTTTTGCCTAGATTCTTCAAGCACAACAATTTCTCAAGCTTCGTCAGGCAACTCAATACCTAC GGGTTTAGAAAGGTTGATACAGATAGGTGGGAGTTTGGTAATGAAAAGTTTCATAGAGGGCAAAGGCATTTGCTTAAGAATATTAGGAGGAGAAAGACACATCAACCTCAGGCTTCACAGTCTGCTTTAGATCATTGTGTTGAAGTTGGGAGGTTTGGTCTTGATGGAGAGATTGATAGGTTAAGGCGTGACAAGCAGGTTTTAATGGTGGAACTGGTGAAACTTAGACAGCAACAGCAGAACACAAGAACTTGCCTGCTAACAGTGGAagaaagactaagaaagactgAGATGAAACAGCAGCAAATGATGAGTTTCTTGGCCAAAGCCATGCAGAATCCAAGCTTTGTTCAGCAACTAATCCAACAAAATGATAGAAGTAATGAACTTGAGGAAGCAATCACCAAGAAGAGACAGCGGCGGATCGATCAAAGGTCCATGGATGTCGAAACTAGTGAAATTTTAGGAGTCAAAATTGAATCTGAGGGCTACGGTGTTGCTGACTTTGAAGTTACTGAGCTAGATAAACTTGTTATGAACTTGCAGAGACTGACGGGGAGCCAAAACAATATAGAACTTGAGCATGTGGAAGAAAGCAAAGATCATGGAAGTAAAGGTAAAAGCCTTGATGAAGGGTTTTGGGATGATTTAATGGATGGTGATACTCATGATATTGATCAAGAAATATCAGTTTTAGATGTCgaagaagaagatgagcaaTATGTAGATGTTTTAGTTGAGCAACTGCGTTATTTGGGTTCCAGTTCCAAGTAG
- the LOC105774934 gene encoding heat stress transcription factor A-6b isoform X2, translated as MNPYGRVKEEFPGASSSYPAGMPSMVTAQPMKGLHDAGPPPFLTKTYDIIDDSSTNNIISWGRANNSFIVWDPQAFSMTLLPRFFKHNNFSSFVRQLNTYVLMVELVKLRQQQQNTRTCLLTVEERLRKTEMKQQQMMSFLAKAMQNPSFVQQLIQQNDRSNELEEAITKKRQRRIDQRSMDVETSEILGVKIESEGYGVADFEVTELDKLVMNLQRLTGSQNNIELEHVEESKDHGSKGKSLDEGFWDDLMDGDTHDIDQEISVLDVEEEDEQYVDVLVEQLRYLGSSSK; from the exons ATGAATCCTTATGGAAGAGTTAAAGAAGAGTTTCCAGGAGCAAGCTCTTCATATCCAGCTGGTATGCCTTCTATGGTTACCGCTCAACCAATGAAAGGACTCCATGATGCAGGTCCTCCTCCTTTCCTCACAAAAACATATGATATTATTGATGATTCAAGCACCAATAACATCATCTCTTGGGGTAGAGCCAACAATAGTTTCATTGTATGGGATCCCCAGGCATTTTCCATGACTCTTTTGCCTAGATTCTTCAAGCACAACAATTTCTCAAGCTTCGTCAGGCAACTCAATACCTAC GTTTTAATGGTGGAACTGGTGAAACTTAGACAGCAACAGCAGAACACAAGAACTTGCCTGCTAACAGTGGAagaaagactaagaaagactgAGATGAAACAGCAGCAAATGATGAGTTTCTTGGCCAAAGCCATGCAGAATCCAAGCTTTGTTCAGCAACTAATCCAACAAAATGATAGAAGTAATGAACTTGAGGAAGCAATCACCAAGAAGAGACAGCGGCGGATCGATCAAAGGTCCATGGATGTCGAAACTAGTGAAATTTTAGGAGTCAAAATTGAATCTGAGGGCTACGGTGTTGCTGACTTTGAAGTTACTGAGCTAGATAAACTTGTTATGAACTTGCAGAGACTGACGGGGAGCCAAAACAATATAGAACTTGAGCATGTGGAAGAAAGCAAAGATCATGGAAGTAAAGGTAAAAGCCTTGATGAAGGGTTTTGGGATGATTTAATGGATGGTGATACTCATGATATTGATCAAGAAATATCAGTTTTAGATGTCgaagaagaagatgagcaaTATGTAGATGTTTTAGTTGAGCAACTGCGTTATTTGGGTTCCAGTTCCAAGTAG